One region of Xyrauchen texanus isolate HMW12.3.18 chromosome 11, RBS_HiC_50CHRs, whole genome shotgun sequence genomic DNA includes:
- the LOC127652001 gene encoding CMRF35-like molecule 7, with product MNTILTLTLLMIPGAVMSIRVTGYSGGGVNITCRYNEEKTQNKKYFCRGQWSECKDLIKTNNKDEWTHEGRFSLYDNTTAAVFTVIIRDLNKQDSDTYYCGIDISLSEDLHTEVNLNVSEEKNVHTTSSSPVSWSLPSEITPTSASSIGSSLIIILSVVLVLIIIGLLLLSVTLYKRHQTRGADSSSKVSHVRPGQNEAVCQTVCDYEEIKDIRSSDSNTAQILTNPSDYANALYSTVEHPSRDSPCCITSTDDQNYAAVNFHNISECVDHMSFSNNQDYSEYATVNQATV from the exons ATGAACACGATCTTGACTTTGACTCTGCTGATGATTCCTG GTGCGGTGATGTCCATCAGAGTGACCGGATATTCAGGAGGTGGAGTCAACATCACATGCAGATATAatgaagaaaaaacacaaaataaaaagtatttttgtagaGGTCAGTGGTCAGAGTGCAAAGACCTCATCAAAACTAATAATAAAGATGAATGGACACATGAAGGAAGATTTTCTCTGTATGACAACACAACAGCAGCCGTCTTCACTGTGATCATCAGAGATCTGAATAAACAGGATTCTGACACATACTATTGTGGGATTGATATCTCTTTAAGTGAAGATTTACACACAGAAGTGAATCTGAATGTTAGTGAAG AGAAAAACGTTCACACAACTTCATCATCACCAGTTTCCTGGTCTTTGCCATCTGAGATCACACCGACTTCTGCGTCATCAATAG GCTCATCTCTGATCATCATTCTGTCTGTTGTTCTGGTTCTGATCATCATTGGACTTTTATTGCTGTCAGTGACTCTCTATAAGAGACATCAGACTCGAG GTGCTGATTCCTCATCCAAAGTATCTCACGTTAGACCAGGACAGAATGAAGCT GTTTGTCAAACAGTTTGTGATTATGAGGAGATTAAAGACATCAGATCTTCTGACTCCAATACTGCACAAATCCTCACAAACCCCTCTGATTATGCAAACGCTCTTTACTCTACAGTTGAACATCCCAGTAGAGACAGTCCGTGCTGTATCACATCTACTGATGATCAGAATTACGCAGCAGTGAACTTTCACAACATATCTGAATGTGTTGATCACATGAGTTTTAGTAATAATCAGGATTACAGTGAATATGCAACTGTCAATCAGGCCACTGTTTGA
- the LOC127652002 gene encoding CMRF35-like molecule 5 produces the protein MWNLLVFFTCMVTAVVGSSSTISGFRGKRVDIRCPYEAGYETNSKYLCRGECTFINNNIIIESGSPAKDERFSLTDDRRARVFTVTITDLRTEDEAKYWCVVRRTGLIPDVYSEIVLRVKNDTKTTSPFSENIPSTVSISPLNPQTNKITPTDQTPSSTESIIYICVGLVIVVIGFLIALVMLCKQKKKGKTSPRITQSETSGYVSTVILPLSTRPDSAVEHIYENDDQEYRKIRELQNKNIHNTIIIHSSVERPDSIIYSTAERPYSMIYSTAERSDSIIY, from the exons ATGTGGAACCTCCTGGTCTTCTTTACTTGCATGGTAACAG CTGTTGTAGGTTCGTCATCTACAATATCTGGATTCAGAGGAAAGAGAGTTGACATCAGATGTCCCTATGAAGCTGGATATGAAACAAATTCAAAGTATTTATGCAGAGGAgagtgtacatttataaataacaACATCATAATTGAATCAGGATCTCCAGCTAAAGACGAGAGATTCTCTCTGACTGATGACAGAAGAGCCAGAGTTTTCACTGTCACCATCACTGATCTGAGAACAGAGGATGAAGCCAAATACTGGTGTGTAGTGAGGAGGACTGGACTAATACCTGATGTCTATTCAGAGATTGTGTTGCGTGTAAAAAATG ACACAAAAACCACCAGCCCCTTTTCAGAAAACATACCATCCACCGTCAGTATTTCACCACTGAATCCACAAACCAACAAGATCACACCCACAGATCAGACTCCTTCCTCAACAG AATCTATCATCTACATCTGTGTGGGATTAGTCATCGTGGTGATTGGTTTCCTGATTGCGCTGGTGATGTTGTGTAAGCAGAAGAAGAAAGGCAAGACATCCCCAAGAATTACCCAATCAGAAACTTCAGGATATG TATCCACTGTGATTTTGCCTTTGAGTACAAGACCAGACAGTGCTGTAGAG CACATCTACGAAAATGATGATCAAGAATATCGTAAAATCAGGgagctgcagaacaaaaacatacacaatacCATCATTATACATTCCTCTGTGGAGAGACCAGATTCAATTATCTACTCCACCGCGGAGAGACCATATTCAATGATATACTCCACTGCAGAGAGATCTGATTCAATTATCTACTGA